Part of the Stigmatella erecta genome is shown below.
CCGCGTTCGCCTCCTCGGCGCTCTTCCTGGTGGGGTATCTGGCGTACCACTACGTGCACGGGGACACGCGCTACGCGGGCACGGGACCGATGCGCACGGTGTACCTGGCGATCCTCGCCAGCCACGTGCTGCTGTCCATCCCCGTGCTGCCCATGGCGCTGGTGTCCTTCTACTTCGCCTGGCGCAAGGCGTTCGTGCGGCACCGCAAGGTGACGCGGTGGCTGGCCCCCATCTGGCTGTATGTGTCGGTGACGGGCGTGGTGGTCTACTTCATGCTGCGCGGCAGCCTGCCCGCCGTGCCCTGACGGGGCTTCAGCGCATGTCCTGCGAGGGGCCCGCGCCGGACTCGGGCGAGCCCCTGTCCACGGGGATGTCCTGAGGCAACCGCACGGTGAAGGCCGCGCCTTGGCCCTGCTGGCTCTTCACCTCGATGGTGCCGCCGTGCAGCTCCACCAACCGGCGCACGCTCGCCAGCCCCACCCCCGAGCCCGCGATGGTGTCCGGCACGTTGCTGGCCCGGTGAAAGCGCTCGAACACGTGGGGCAAGTCCTGCGCGGGGATGCCCAGCCCGGAGTCCTCCACGCGCAGCATCACCTGGCGCTCGGGCTTGGCGGCCCCCTCGGCCAGCGTGACGAAGATGTTGCCCCCGGCGGGGCTGTACTTCACGGCGTTGCTCAGCAGGTTGTCCAGCACCCGCTCCAGGCTCGTGGAGTCCCAGTTGCCGGTGAAGTCCTTGCCCTCCACGCGCAGCTGGAAGGCATGGCGGCTGGACATGCTCTCCAGCTCGCGCACCTTGCTGTTCACCAGCGCCAGCAGGTCCATGCGCTCGCGGCGCAGCAGCTGCTCCCGGCCCCGGGTGGCCACGAGGAAGTGGTCGATGAGCTCGCCCATGCGCATCGCCGCGTGGCTGATGCTGGTGAGCCGCGTGTCCAGCGCGGGCGTCAGGCTCGCGGCCGGCATCTTGAGGCGCAGGAACTGGGCGTTGAGGGTGATGATCTGCAGCGGGCCCTTGAGATCATGCGTGGCCAGGGCGAACAGCTCGTCCCGGACGGCCAGCGCCTCGCGCGCGGAGCGCTCGGCGCGCTCGGCCTGGAGGCGCCGCGCCTCCAGCGCCCGCTCCAGCCGCACCGTCTCCAGCGCCGCGCGCAGGCTGTGGCGCAGGCGCTCCGGCGTGAAGGTCCCCTTGACGAGGTAATCCTGGGCACCGGACTTCATGGCCTCCACCGCCAGGCGCTCGTTGCCCGTGCCGGTGAGCAGCACCGAGGCGGGGACGCGCCCGGCACAGCGCTCCCGCAAAGCGCGCAGCAGCTCCACGCCATTCATGCCCGGCAGGTGGAAATCCATCAGCACCACGTCCGGCCCGGACGCGGTGGCGCGCTCCAGCGCCTCCTCCGCGCTGGAGACCTGCTCCACCGCCCAGCGCGTGTCGGGATCCCGCTCCAGCGCGCGGCGGACCATCATCTGATCAGCGGCGCTGTCATCCACCTGGAGGACGCGGACGCTCACTGAGGCGGCTCCTTGTCGCCAGGTAAGATGGCGGCCGTGAACCAGAAGGCCTGCAGGGCCTGCGCCGCGGTCTGGAGCCGAAGGCCCCCGGGCGGCTTGTGCAGGTAGCTGTTGGCACCGCTCGCGTACGCCCCCTCCACGTCCGCCGGCTCCTCGGAGGAGGAGAAGATGATGACGGGAATGGAGCGCAGCTCGGGGTCCGCCTTGAGGTCGGCGAGCACTTCCCGGCCCCCGATGCCCGGCAGGTGCAAGTCCAAGAGCACCAGCGAAGGACGCAGCGCGTTCACGTGCTCCCCCCGCCGGTGGAGGAAGTCCAGCGCGCTCTCGCCGCTGTGCACACGGATGATGGGCGGGCTCAGCGGCAGCTGCCGGGACAGGCGAAAGAGGGCCTCCGCATCCGAATCACTGTCCTCGACCAACAAGAGCGGGCGCGCCATCAACCAGGTCCTCTGCCAAGCGTGAAATAGAAGGCCGCGCCCTGCTTCGGGGCCGAGTCCACCCACAGGGCCCCCCCGTGCAGCTGAACCAGCCGGCGCGCGATCGCCAGCCCCACGCCCGTCCCCCCTCCATACGCCTTGGCGGAGTGCAGACGGCGGAACATCTCGAAGATGACCTCGTGGAACTGAGCGGCGATGCCGATACCAGGGTCTTTCACGTAGAACACATAGGCTGAAGGGTAGCGCCCCGCGGCGCCGGGCCGCGGTTCGCCGGGACCGTAAAATCCGGCCTCGACCCAACGCTCGGCGCCCTCCTGATATTTGGCTGCATTCACCAGGAGGTTGGCCCACACCTGGGCGATGCGGACACCGTCACACTGCACGGTGGGCAGGCGGCGCGGCAGGCGCACGGTGACCTGGTCGTCCTTGAACCGGGCAGACAAGGTGGTGAGCACCTCGTCCACCACCTCCTGCATGTCCACCTCGCCCCACGCCAGGTCCACGCGGCCCATGCGGCTGTACTCGAAGAGCCCATCCAGCATGTCCCCGGAGCGCTGCGCGAGCCACAGCAGCGACTCCATGTGCCCCCGGCCCTCCGGGCCGAGCACGCCGCTGTAGTCCTCCATCACGAAGCCCGCGTACTGCTGGATGCCGCGCAGGGGCTCCTTGAGGTCATGCGCCACGGTGTGGCCGAACGCATCCAGCTCCGCGTTGGAGCGGCTCAGGGCCTCGGAGAGGCGCTCCAGCTCCGCCGCCTGGCGCAACACCACGCCGATGAGCGCGCTGCGAAAGCCCTCCGCCGCGGCCAGGTCCGCGCGCTTCCAGGCCAGGCTCGTCTCCTGGACGGTCTCCTCCCAGGCCTGGAAGGAGCCCCGGGGGTGAAGCCGCGCGTGGCCCGGCTCGGGCTCGGCGGGCTTGCGCGGGTTGCCCGCCCAGGAAATGGTGCGCACCACCTCCGGACGGAACCAGAGCGCCAGGCGCGAGGAGGCCGGCGCCAGCCGCACCGCGAGCAGGCCGGACGCCACGTCCGCGCGCGCGGCCAGGGGCGGATAGAGCGCCCCCAGCCGCTCGGTGTGGAAGGACGTCTGGAAAGGCTGCGGGGCCAGCCAGGCCACCAGCGCCTCCACCTCGTCCATGCTGGGCGTGCGCCCCACGAGCAGCGGCTCGCCGCCCAGCAGCAGCGCGGCGCCGGTGGCGCCCGTGAGCTCCAGCACCCGGGCGCCCTCCTTCTCCAGCGCCGCATCCAGCGTCCCGCCCTCTCCCAGGGAGGTGGCGAGCGGGCCCAGGAGCGCGGCGCGGTGGGCGTTCTCCGCGGCCTCCGCCGCCCGCTCCTCGGAGGCGAGCTGCAGCGCGAGCAACTGGGTGAGCACCTCGCAGGCCCGGCGCCGCTCGTAGGAGAGGTGCAGGGGCGCCAGGTGGTGACAGGCGATGAGGCCCCAGAGCGCGCCGTCCTTGAGCAGCGACAGCGAGAAGGAGGCCTCCACGCCCATGTTGCGCAGGTACTCCAGGTGAATCGGGGAGACGCTGCGCAGCGCCGAGCCGGAGAGATCCAACGGGCGGCCCAGCGCCGGCACCACCGGGGGCACCAGCGGCACGGGACGGGCGCGCGCGTCGGCGATCAGCCGCAGCGGGTTGCGGGTGTAGAGCGCCCGCGCCTGCACGGGGATGTCCGTGGCCGGAAAGTGCATGCCGAGAAAGCCGTCCATGCCCTCCCGCTTGCTCTCGGCCAGCACCTCACCGTGCCAGTCCGCGTCGAAGCGGTACACCATCACCCGGTCGAAGCCCGTGAGGGCCCGCACCGTGTTGGCCGCCGTCTGGAGAAGCTCCCGCGTGCCCTTCGCCCCGGCCAGCGGGGAGACCAGCCGCCGGACCAGCTCCAGCGCCGTCTCCTCCATGTCCGGCTGCGGCTCCGCGGGCTCCAGCTCCAAAACCGACAGCCCATCGCTCTCGTGCAGCAACGCCCGGTAGGGCCCCGAGGGCAACGCCACCCGCAGCGCGCCCCGGGCGGCCAGCAGCTCCCACTGGGCCCACAGCTCCGCGGGCAGCACCTGGGCGGCGGGCTTGCCCAGCAGCGCCTCGGGCGGGCGCCCCAGCAGCGCCTGGATGTTGGCGCTCACCACTTCCAGCAGCCGGTCCGGCCCCCGGAACGCCAGCAGCACTCCATAGGCCTGAATCCCGCCCAGCAGGTGGATGGGCTCGCGGTCACACTGGCTCAGCTCGAGCTCAGAGACGGACGGGCGCATGCGCCGCCTCCTGCGCGAGCCACGCCACGAAAGCGTCGAAGGTGTCCTGGGCCCCCTTCACCACGCGCGCGTCGAAGGCTTCCGAGGCGGCCTGGTCCGAGGCGTGGAGGAGCGTCTCTCCCAGGGCCCGCCACATGGGGCCCGTCTGATCGCCATAGGCGCGCAGGAACGCGAAGGGGCCCACCGGCACCCCCGCGAAGTGGCGCTGGAGGTGGCGCAGGATGACCTGGCCTCCCAGCGTGGAGCCCTCCAGCACGTAGCAGCACCCGAGCGCCTCGGGCACGCCGGGCAGCGGCGGCAGCCACGGGGCCCGGGACAGCTTCGTCAGGGACTCCGCGTCATGGCCGAGCGCCCGGAGATCCTCCTCCAGCAGGTGCGCCTTGCGGCGCTCCCCGATGCGCAACCCGGGCAGGGGCCCCGCGAGCTGCTCCGCGAGCCGCTCCTCCAAGGGCGCATGCAACCCCCAGAGCGCCTCGAGGTGACGGCGGTACTCGGCTGAGGTGAGCGCCGGATCCAGGAAGCGCACCGTCCGCTCGGCACGCTCGTGGTGGGGCCGTGTTTCCAACTTCAACCGCTGAAGAAGATTCTCAGGATTTGAGGACAAGTGCTGGGGAGGATGCGCCCGCCCCCCCCTCCAAAGAAACCGTCATCTCCCGAAAGTGTCCACCAGCTACCGCGGGAGAAACAAACACCTCGCCAGGCGCAAGAAGACGTCCTTCCTCGGACGTCCCTTGCCCGGCCAGGAGGCTTACTCGCAGTAGCCGCGGGAGTCGCAGCCGGCGCGGCAGATCGACGGCATCTCGCGGCAATCCGGCAGACACAGGCCCAGGCCCGTGTTGTCGTCGTAGCACACGTAGTCGAGCCGGCAGGAGCTCTGCCCCTCATCGGGCCCCGAGCACTTGGCCAGGCAGGCGCCGCTGAAGCATTCGGAGCCCTCCGGGCAGGGCTGGCTGGCGCTGCAGTCGTACGTGCAGTAGCCCCCCGGGTAGTTCGTGTTGCACCGGCCCAAGCCCGGACAGTCCGCGCTGGAGTCACACGGCAGGCCCACGTCCGTCTCGGGAAGGGGCGGCGGCGCGCCGTCGTCGATGGGCGCCAGGGGCACCAGGTCGAAGCTGATCCCCGTCACCGTCTGCCCGGCCGCCAAGGGAATGCCCTCGAAGGCGTCCACGTTCCGCCAGAAGCCCGAGCGGTCGGTGTCCTCGAAGAACGTCCCGTCCTCGTCATCGTCGATGGTGGCCAGCGCGTAGTACTCGTGCGGCACCAGGTCGATGGAGTACTGGTAGTCCCGGGCGGCGCGGACCTCCCCCACGGCCGCCTCGTCCACCTGCCACTCGCCGTCGCGGTCCTGCCACGCGAAGCCAATGAGCGCGTCCTTGTCCTCGCGCGCGCCCACGCGGATCCGCACCGCCACCGTCCCGGTGCCGGCCCCGTTGGCCCCCGTCAGGGTGAGCGTGGCCGAGTACTCGCCATTGGCGAGCCCGCCAGCATTCACCGTCACCGTCACCGCGTCCGAGCCGTAGGCCGGCACGGACACCGCGCTGGGGGAGAGCGA
Proteins encoded:
- a CDS encoding biliverdin-producing heme oxygenase, whose product is MSSNPENLLQRLKLETRPHHERAERTVRFLDPALTSAEYRRHLEALWGLHAPLEERLAEQLAGPLPGLRIGERRKAHLLEEDLRALGHDAESLTKLSRAPWLPPLPGVPEALGCCYVLEGSTLGGQVILRHLQRHFAGVPVGPFAFLRAYGDQTGPMWRALGETLLHASDQAASEAFDARVVKGAQDTFDAFVAWLAQEAAHAPVRL
- a CDS encoding response regulator, encoding MARPLLLVEDSDSDAEALFRLSRQLPLSPPIIRVHSGESALDFLHRRGEHVNALRPSLVLLDLHLPGIGGREVLADLKADPELRSIPVIIFSSSEEPADVEGAYASGANSYLHKPPGGLRLQTAAQALQAFWFTAAILPGDKEPPQ
- a CDS encoding DUF420 domain-containing protein, producing MSNVAPAPTSRLTDRTFYVFTGVVSVAALSLLGYLLLIRRGGEAGVDLRFMPAVNASLNALSASLLLAGWVAIRRQAQRVHQYLMVSAFASSALFLVGYLAYHYVHGDTRYAGTGPMRTVYLAILASHVLLSIPVLPMALVSFYFAWRKAFVRHRKVTRWLAPIWLYVSVTGVVVYFMLRGSLPAVP
- a CDS encoding ATP-binding protein, which produces MRPSVSELELSQCDREPIHLLGGIQAYGVLLAFRGPDRLLEVVSANIQALLGRPPEALLGKPAAQVLPAELWAQWELLAARGALRVALPSGPYRALLHESDGLSVLELEPAEPQPDMEETALELVRRLVSPLAGAKGTRELLQTAANTVRALTGFDRVMVYRFDADWHGEVLAESKREGMDGFLGMHFPATDIPVQARALYTRNPLRLIADARARPVPLVPPVVPALGRPLDLSGSALRSVSPIHLEYLRNMGVEASFSLSLLKDGALWGLIACHHLAPLHLSYERRRACEVLTQLLALQLASEERAAEAAENAHRAALLGPLATSLGEGGTLDAALEKEGARVLELTGATGAALLLGGEPLLVGRTPSMDEVEALVAWLAPQPFQTSFHTERLGALYPPLAARADVASGLLAVRLAPASSRLALWFRPEVVRTISWAGNPRKPAEPEPGHARLHPRGSFQAWEETVQETSLAWKRADLAAAEGFRSALIGVVLRQAAELERLSEALSRSNAELDAFGHTVAHDLKEPLRGIQQYAGFVMEDYSGVLGPEGRGHMESLLWLAQRSGDMLDGLFEYSRMGRVDLAWGEVDMQEVVDEVLTTLSARFKDDQVTVRLPRRLPTVQCDGVRIAQVWANLLVNAAKYQEGAERWVEAGFYGPGEPRPGAAGRYPSAYVFYVKDPGIGIAAQFHEVIFEMFRRLHSAKAYGGGTGVGLAIARRLVQLHGGALWVDSAPKQGAAFYFTLGRGPG
- a CDS encoding hybrid sensor histidine kinase/response regulator, coding for MSVRVLQVDDSAADQMMVRRALERDPDTRWAVEQVSSAEEALERATASGPDVVLMDFHLPGMNGVELLRALRERCAGRVPASVLLTGTGNERLAVEAMKSGAQDYLVKGTFTPERLRHSLRAALETVRLERALEARRLQAERAERSAREALAVRDELFALATHDLKGPLQIITLNAQFLRLKMPAASLTPALDTRLTSISHAAMRMGELIDHFLVATRGREQLLRRERMDLLALVNSKVRELESMSSRHAFQLRVEGKDFTGNWDSTSLERVLDNLLSNAVKYSPAGGNIFVTLAEGAAKPERQVMLRVEDSGLGIPAQDLPHVFERFHRASNVPDTIAGSGVGLASVRRLVELHGGTIEVKSQQGQGAAFTVRLPQDIPVDRGSPESGAGPSQDMR